One genomic window of Arachis hypogaea cultivar Tifrunner chromosome 8, arahy.Tifrunner.gnm2.J5K5, whole genome shotgun sequence includes the following:
- the LOC112705601 gene encoding cysteine proteinase 15A, whose amino-acid sequence MARHSRWTLLLLLLSAAVASAVIDDDDNILIRQVVEDGDEHLLNAEHHFSAFKTKFSKTYATKEEHDYRFGVFKSNMLRAKSHQELDPSAIHGVTKFSDLTPSEFRSQFLGLKPLSLPSDAHNAPILPTDNLPKDFNWRDHGAVTNVKNQGTCGSCWSFSTTGALEGAHFLATGELVSLSEQQLVDCDHECDPDLNDACDSGCNGGLMTTAFGYTKKAGGLVREEDYPYTGRDRGPCKFDKSKIAASVSNFSVVSLDEDQIAANLVKNGPLSVGINAVYMQTYIGGVSCPLICGKHLDHGVLLVGYGAGGYAPIRFKEKPYWIIKNSWGENWGENGYYKICRGHNMCGVDSMVSTVTAIRTSSH is encoded by the exons ATGGCTCGCCACTCACGCTGGACTCTCCTCCTGCTTCTCCTCTCTGCTGCCGTCGCGTCGGCGGTGATTGACGACGACGACAACATTCTGATCCGTCAAGTGGTGGAGGATGGCGATGAGCACTTGCTGAACGCGGAGCACCACTTCTCCGCCTTCAAGACCAAGTTCAGCAAGACGTACGCCACAAAAGAGGAGCACGACTATCGGTTTGGCGTGTTCAAGAGCAACATGCTCCGAGCAAAGTCGCATCAGGAGCTGGACCCCTCCGCCATACACGGCGTCACAAAGTTCTCCGATCTCACTCCGTCAGAGTTCCGCAGCCAGTTCCTTGGCCTTAAACCTCTTAGCCTTCCCTCTGATGCTCACAACGCACCAATCCTCCCTACCGACAATCTCCCTAAAGACTTCAACTGGCGCGACCATGGAGCCGTCACTAACGTCAAGAACCAG GGCACGTGTGGGTCGTGTTGGTCCTTTAGCACCACAGGAGCGTTGGAAGGAGCTCATTTTCTGGCAACGGGTGAGCTAGTGAGCCTTAGTGAGCAACAGCTTGTGGATTGCGATCACGAG TGTGATCCAGACCTAAATGATGCATGTGACTCGGGCTGCAATGGGGGGTTGATGACCACTGCATTTGGGTACACAAAGAAGGCTGGTGGACTAGTACGAGAAGAGGACTATCCTTACACTGGAAGAGATCGTGGCCCTTGCAAATTTGACAAGAGCAAAATTGCTGCTTCTGTGTCCAATTTCAGTGTGGTTTCCCTAGATGAAGACCAAATTGCAGCAAACCTGGTGAAGAATGGTCCTCTTTCAG TTGGTATCAATGCAGTTTATATGCAGACATATATAGGAGGAGTCTCATGCCCATTAATCTGTGGCAAGCACTTGGATCATGGGGTTCTTCTAGTGGGCTATGGTGCTGGTGGTTATGCTCCCATTCGCTTTAAGGAAAAGCCTTATTGGATTATAAAGAACTCATGGGGTGAAAACTGGGGAGAGAATGGATATTACAAGATCTGCAGAGGTCACAATATGTGTGGGGTGGATTCCATGGTCTCAACTGTTACTGCTATTCGCACATCTAGCCATTAA
- the LOC112705600 gene encoding V-type proton ATPase subunit a3 yields the protein MMNEGCLPTMDLLRSEPMQLVQLIIPIEAAHRSISYLGDLGLVQFKDLNADKSPFQRTYATQIKRCGEMARTLRLFKEQMTKAGVSPSMQNTRNSVIDLDHLEVKLKELEADLLENKANNEKLQHTYNELVEYKLVLEKVGEFFSSAQNSAVAQQREHDVQTTVKGSIDSPLLLEQETTAFSAKQVKLGFISGLVPREKSIPFERILFRATRGNVFMKQAVIDKPVLDPISGEKVDKNVFVVFYSGERVKSKILKICDAFGANRYPFSDDLGKQFQMIREVSGKLSELKTTIDVGLLHWNTLLQSIGHQYEQWSLLLRREKAVYHTLNMLSFNVTRKCLLAEGWCPVFATSQIQKVLQRATRDCNSQVGAIFQVLQTKESPPTYFYTNKFTSSFQEIVDAYGVAKYQEANPGVYTIITFPFLFAVMFGDWGHGICILLASLYLIIREKKYSSQKLGDIMQMAFGGRYVIAMMAIFSIYTGFIYNEFFSVPFAIFAPSAYACRDPSCRDASTTGLIKVRNTYPFGLDPVWHGSRSELPFLNSLKMKMSILLGVCQMNLGIILSYFNAKYFGSSIDVWHQFVPQMIFLNSLFGYLSLIIIVKWFTGSQADLYHVMIYMFLSPTDDLGENQLFVGQKFLQLGLLLSALVAVPWMLLPKPFLLKKQHEERHQGQSYSLVHSTDDPIESGPHSPHGHEGFEFSEVFVHQLIHTIEFVLGAVSNTASYLRLWALSLAHSELSSVFYDKVLLMAWEFNNTVILIVGVIVFICATVGVLLLMETLSAFLHALRLHWVEFQNKFYVGDGYKFAPFSFALLSDEDEL from the exons ATGATGAATGAAGGATGCCTTCCCACGATGGATCTGCTACGATCGGAGCCTATGCAGCTAGTTCAGTTGATCATTCCCATCGAAGCAGCTCATCGATCCATCTCTTACCTCGGTGATCTCGGCCTCGTTCAATTCAAAGAT CTCAATGCAGATAAAAGCCCGTTCCAACGGACATATGCTACTCAG ATTAAAAGGTGCGGGGAAATGGCTCGCACGCTACGGTTATTTAAGGAACAAATGACAAAGGCGGGTGTATCTCCCTCGATGCAGAATACCAgaaatagtgttattgatctgGATCATTTGGAG GTTAAACTTAAAGAACTTGAAGCTGATCTGCTTGAGAACAAGGCAAATAATGAGAAGTTGCAACACACCTACAACGAGCTGGTAGAATATAAGCTTGTTTTGGAGAAG GTTGGTGAATTTTTCTCTTCAGCACAAAACAGTGCTGTAGCTCAGCAGAGGGAGCATGATGTCCAAACAACTGTTAAAGGGTCGATTGACAGCCCATTATTACTAGAACAA GAGACAACAGCGTTTTCGGCTAAGCAGGTTAAGCTGGGTTTTATCAGTGGTCTTGTTCCGAGAGAAAAATCAATTCCTTTTGAAAGAATCTTGTTTCGTGCTACAAGGGGGAATGTATTTATGAAGCAAGCCGTGATTGATAAACCTGTGCTCGATCCAATATCAGGAGAGAAg GTTGATAAAAATGTATTTGTTGTATTTTATTCTGGGGAGAGAGTTAAAAGTAAAATTCTGAAAATATGTGATGCTTTTGGAGCAAATCGCTATCCTTTCTCAGATGACCTGGGGAAACAATTTCAGATGATAAGAGAG GTGTCAGGGAAACTTTCAGAGTTGAAGACTACCATCGATGTAGGATTGCTTCATTGGAACACTTTACTCCAGTCTATCGGACATCAGTATGAGCAGTGGAGCCTTCTG TTGAGGAGGGAAAAAGCCGTTTATCACACCCTAAATATGCTTAGCTTTAATGTGACGAGAAAATGTCTCCTTGCAGAAGGTTGGTGTCCTGTTTTTGCGACAAGTCAG ATTCAGAAAGTATTGCAGCGGGCAACTAGGGATTGTAACTCCCAGGTTGGAGCCATATTTCAGGTTCTCCAGACAAAGGAATCACCGCCGACCTATTTTTACACAAAcaaatttacttcttcttttcaAGAAATTGTAGATGCTTATGG AGTTGCCAAGTACCAGGAGGCAAATCCCGGTGTATACACAATCATCACCTTTCCGTTCCTTTTCGCTGTCATGTTTGGTGACTGGGGCCATGGCATATGCATATTGCTGGCTTCTTTGTACCTCATAATTAGAGAGAAAAAGTATTCGAGTCAG AAACTTGGAGACATCATGCAAATGGCATTTGGCGGACGCTATGTTATTGCGATGATGGCAATCTTCTCAATCTACACTGGCTTCATATACAATGAATTCTTCTCTGTTCCGTTTGCTATATTTGCACCATCTGCCTATGCATGCCGTGATCCATCATGCAG GGATGCTTCTACAACAGGTTTAATAAAAGTGCGAAACACCTACCCATTTGGTCTGGATCCTGTATGGCATGGCAGTCGGAGTGAACTTCCATTTCTTAACTCTTTGAAGATGAAGATGTCTATTTTACTAGGAGTATGCCAGATGAATCTTGGAATCATATTGAGTTATTTTAATGCAAAATACTTTGGAAGCAGCATAGATGTTTG GCACCAATTTGTTCCCCAGATGATATTCTTAAATAGCCTATTCGGCTACCTTTCGCTCATCATAATTGTTAAATGGTTTACTGGATCACAGGCTGACTTATATCATGTGATGATATACATGTTCTTAAGTCCAACTGATGATTTGGGTGAAAACCAGCTCTTTGTTGGCCAGAAGTTTCTTCAA CTTGGATTATTGTTGTCAGCACTTGTAGCTGTACCATGGATGTTATTACCAAAGCCCTTTCTTCTGAAGAAACAACACGAAGAA AGGCATCAAGGTCAATCTTACTCTCTGGTCCACAGTACGGATGATCCTATTGAATCAGGGCCACATAGCCCTCACGGCCATGAGGGGTTTGAGTTCAGTGAAGTTTTCGTGCACCAACTTATACATACAATAGAATTTGTGCTTGGTGCTGTGTCTAATACAGCTTCATATCTACGTCTATGGGCCCTCAG TCTGGCTCATTCAGAGTTGTCGAGTGTCTTCTATGACAAAGTTCTACTTATGGCCTGGGA GTTTAATAATACCGTTATTCTTATTGTTGGCGTTATTGTTTTCATATGTGCAACTGTTGGTGTATTACTGCTTATGGAAACTCTAAGCGCTTTCTTGCATGCTTTGAGACTTCACTGGGTAGAGTTTCAGAATAAATTTTATGTGGGAGATGGTTACAAGTTTGCCCCATTTTCATTTGCGTTACTTAGTGATGAGGATGAACTGTAG
- the LOC112705602 gene encoding protein SHI RELATED SEQUENCE 5 — protein sequence MAGFFSLGGRGAGPHSNKEEEGERVAEKHHQDHHNSNSLFLFRNNEEVYNKGGFEIWPQPYHQNQGFSNYYSFGVGPSTHQPRRNHNNNDNSNNNSNDEGVSFCVSDESTRFGLTMMRSSGGGGGTGSGGGGGGVNCQDCGNQAKKDCAHLRCRTCCKSRGFQCQTHVKSTWVPAAKRRERQQQLAALQQQQLHSADTSSKRHRDTHPALDTLPCAPPVPTITTTGLELGQFPSEVSSSAVFRCVKVSAIDSVDEQYAYQTAVNIGGHVFKGILYDQGPQGLYTTAVVAEGSSAGGGAEPQQQLSLITAATTTAGNPFDPSSLYPAPLNAFMAGTQFFPPPKS from the exons ATGGCTGGGTTCTTCTCTCTAGGTGGAAGGGGAGCTGGCCCACACAGCaacaaggaagaagaaggagaaagagtagCAGAAAAACATCATCAAGACCATCACAACAGCAATAGCCTATTCTTGTTCAGGAACAACGAGGAGGTGTACAACAAAGGAGGATTCGAGATATGGCCGCAGCCCTACCACCAAAACCAAGGTTTCAGCAACTACTACTCGTTTGGGGTGGGTCCTAGTACTCATCAACCTAGAAGGAACCACAACAACAAcgacaactccaacaacaactcCAACGACGAAGGCGTCTCCTTCTGTGTCTCGGATGAGTCGACGAGATTCGGACTGACGATGATGAGGTCCTCCGGTGGTGGTGGAGGCACGGGGAGCGGCGGCGGTGGCGGTGGCGTAAACTGCCAGGACTGCGGGAACCAAGCAAAGAAAGACTGTGCTCACCTGAGATGCAGGACTTGTTGTAAGAGCCGAGGGTTTCAGTGCCAAACCCACGTGAAGAGCACTTGGGTTCCTGCCGCAAAACGCCGTGAACGACAGCAACAACTCGCTGCCTTGCAGCAACAGCAATTGCACAGTGCAGACACTTCTTCTAAACGACACAGAGACACTCATCCAGCTCTTGACACTCTTCCTTGCGCTCCTCCTGttcccaccatcaccaccacag GGTTGGAACTGGGTCAATTCCCTTCAGAAGTAAGCTCATCAGCGGTGTTTAGGTGTGTGAAAGTTAGCGCAATAGACAGTGTAGATGAACAGTATGCATATCAAACCGCTGTCAACATCGGAGGCCATGTTTTCAAGGGAATTCTCTACGATCAAGGTCCCCAAGGACTTTACACTACTGCCGTTGTTGCCGAGGGTTCTTCCGCTGGAGGAGGAGCTGAACCTCAACAACAACTCAGCCTCATAACAGCTGCAACCACCACCGCTGGGAACCCCTTTGACCCTTCTTCACTTTACCCGGCTCCCCTCAACGCTTTCATGGCTGGTACGCAATTCTTCCCACCACCAAAGTCCTAA